In a genomic window of Salegentibacter salegens:
- a CDS encoding UDP-N-acetylmuramoyl-tripeptide--D-alanyl-D-alanine ligase has protein sequence MKTALIHQRFLVSTGISTDTRNIEPGSIFFALKGANFNGNEFAAQAIAKGAICAIVDNKEAALNNKEYIVVKNTLEALQSLAKFHRKFLAIPIIGITGSNGKTTTKELIYNVLSKKYAVTATQGNLNNHIGVPLSLLAMDEETEIGLIEMGANHPGEIEFLSKIAMPDYGLITNFGKAHLEGFGSLDGVIQAKTELYRHLKDNKKLIFLNLDDVIQRLEINYKHNFSFGSNRKAQVKVDYPEASDSAELIFNDTKFTSQLSGTYNAKNMAAALCVGLYFKVPFNEIKEAIESYKPSNNRSQLIERDSNKIYLDAYNANPTSMMAALQHFNDSKTNTTKIVILGDMGELGAASETEHQVVVNFLENADISEIYLVGKQFKKTTTNRPNIIKFENTENIKKHLHLAELKNCSILIKGSRAMALEEILEVFEPKV, from the coding sequence ATGAAAACAGCATTAATCCACCAAAGATTCCTGGTAAGTACAGGAATCTCTACCGATACCCGAAATATTGAACCCGGAAGCATTTTCTTTGCTTTAAAAGGAGCCAATTTTAACGGCAACGAATTTGCCGCACAGGCCATTGCCAAAGGAGCCATTTGTGCGATTGTAGACAACAAAGAAGCTGCGCTAAATAATAAAGAGTATATAGTTGTAAAAAATACCCTCGAGGCGCTTCAAAGCCTGGCCAAATTTCATAGAAAATTTTTAGCTATTCCAATAATTGGCATTACGGGAAGCAATGGAAAAACTACCACCAAAGAACTTATTTACAACGTACTTTCTAAAAAATATGCTGTCACCGCCACCCAGGGCAACTTAAACAATCATATTGGGGTACCGCTTAGTCTACTGGCAATGGATGAAGAAACCGAAATTGGATTAATTGAAATGGGCGCCAACCATCCCGGCGAAATTGAATTCCTTTCTAAAATTGCAATGCCTGATTATGGACTAATTACCAACTTCGGTAAAGCCCACCTAGAAGGTTTTGGAAGTTTAGATGGTGTTATACAAGCTAAAACCGAATTATACCGGCATTTAAAAGATAACAAAAAGCTAATTTTTCTAAACCTGGACGATGTAATTCAAAGACTCGAAATAAATTACAAACACAACTTTAGCTTTGGAAGTAATAGAAAAGCCCAGGTAAAGGTGGATTATCCCGAAGCCTCCGATTCAGCTGAATTAATCTTTAACGATACTAAATTCACAAGTCAGTTAAGTGGCACTTACAATGCTAAGAATATGGCCGCGGCACTTTGTGTAGGTTTATACTTTAAAGTTCCTTTTAACGAGATAAAAGAAGCCATAGAAAGTTATAAACCCTCAAATAACCGCTCGCAACTAATTGAGCGCGATTCAAATAAAATCTATTTAGATGCTTATAATGCCAATCCTACCAGTATGATGGCAGCATTACAGCACTTTAATGATTCGAAAACCAATACTACCAAAATTGTTATTTTGGGTGATATGGGAGAACTCGGTGCGGCTTCAGAAACCGAGCACCAGGTTGTGGTAAACTTTTTGGAAAACGCCGATATTTCTGAAATCTACCTGGTAGGAAAACAATTTAAGAAAACTACTACCAACAGGCCAAATATCATAAAATTTGAAAATACCGAAAACATTAAAAAACACTTACATCTGGCCGAATTAAAAAATTGCAGTATCCTAATTAAAGGTTCAAGAGCTATGGCTTTAGAAGAAATCCTGGAAGTTTTTGAACCTAAAGTTTAA
- a CDS encoding DUF4403 family protein gives MDKLLDEDNIKINLPVKITYRVLEDVLQKKLVGEQIGMEDSRGTVKNYAEVLGANLGKSQEPNFDLTLNLKLKTLTTLFKNKEVTLLVHIKLGFDEVEQVIDVEEYELEGQSKSWFMDNSLETLANTLIYKKIKNKMKLDLKPHINEQLGKANKKLGDEMEAAPGVFLSGNVNILKVAEIIPGDSLLLILLEISAYGFVNVKEVKL, from the coding sequence ATGGATAAGCTTTTAGATGAAGATAATATAAAAATAAACCTACCTGTAAAAATTACTTATCGAGTTTTAGAAGATGTACTTCAAAAAAAATTGGTAGGAGAGCAAATAGGGATGGAAGACTCCAGGGGCACTGTAAAAAACTATGCTGAAGTACTTGGAGCGAACCTAGGGAAAAGCCAGGAGCCAAATTTTGATCTCACCTTAAACCTAAAGTTAAAAACTCTCACCACGCTTTTTAAAAATAAAGAGGTAACCTTATTAGTCCATATAAAACTCGGCTTTGATGAGGTGGAACAGGTAATAGATGTAGAAGAGTACGAACTTGAAGGCCAAAGTAAAAGTTGGTTTATGGATAATTCGCTGGAGACGCTGGCTAATACTTTAATCTATAAAAAGATTAAAAACAAAATGAAGTTAGACCTGAAGCCTCATATTAATGAACAGTTGGGAAAAGCAAATAAAAAGCTGGGCGACGAAATGGAGGCCGCCCCTGGTGTATTTCTTTCAGGTAATGTAAATATTCTAAAAGTAGCCGAAATTATCCCGGGAGATAGCTTACTATTAATTCTTCTGGAAATTAGTGCTTATGGTTTTGTAAATGTAAAAGAGGTTAAACTTTAG